In Aurantimicrobium minutum, the following proteins share a genomic window:
- the recR gene encoding recombination mediator RecR, with protein MYDGIVQELIDELGRLPGVGPKSAQRIAFHILQTESFDVTRLSAVLLEVREKVKFCEICGNVSEEVTCAICRDPRRDPTFICVVEEAKDVVAIERTREFRGLYHVLGGAISPIDGIGPDDLRIRQLMTRLADGTVTEVIIATDPNLEGEATATYLSRLLKTLEIKVSRLASGLPVGGDLEYADEVTLGRAFEGRRTVS; from the coding sequence ATGTATGACGGCATAGTTCAGGAGCTCATTGATGAATTGGGCCGACTTCCCGGTGTGGGACCCAAGTCAGCTCAGCGCATTGCGTTTCATATTCTGCAAACAGAATCCTTCGATGTGACCCGCCTGTCAGCAGTGTTGTTGGAAGTTCGGGAAAAAGTTAAGTTCTGTGAGATTTGCGGAAACGTATCTGAAGAAGTGACCTGCGCTATCTGCCGTGACCCCAGGCGTGACCCCACGTTTATCTGTGTCGTGGAAGAAGCCAAAGACGTCGTTGCTATTGAGCGCACCCGGGAATTCCGCGGGCTCTACCACGTTCTGGGCGGAGCAATCAGCCCCATTGATGGAATTGGGCCTGACGACCTTCGTATTCGCCAACTCATGACGCGTTTAGCGGACGGGACTGTGACAGAGGTCATCATCGCCACCGACCCCAACCTCGAAGGTGAAGCAACCGCGACGTATCTCTCTCGCTTGTTGAAGACTCTAGAAATTAAGGTCTCGCGTCTTGCTTCGGGTCTTCCTGTTGGCGGCGATTTGGAATATGCCGACGAAGTGACCCTCGGTCGCGCCTTCGAAGGCCGTCGCACCGTCTCCTGA
- a CDS encoding aspartate kinase: MSLIVQKYGGSSVADAESIKRVAKRIVDTREAGNDVVVVVSAMGDTTDELMDLANEVSHDHAPRELDMLLTAGERISMALVAMAVRSLGHDAKSFTGSQAGMITDAQHGTARIVEVTPDRLRDAVADGDIAIVAGFQGFNRSTGDITTLGRGGSDTSAVALAAALNADVCEIYTDVDGVFTADPRVVPHASKIHRISTEEMLELAANGAKVLNIRATEYARRHGVTLHVRSSFVPDEGTIVYNPTEGETVEEPIITGVAGDLSEAKITVAGVPDVPGKAAQIFTIVAEADVNIDMIVQNVSPAGTGQTDISFTLPKAEADSALAALKSAQSQIGFTDLALDENIGKLSVVGAGMRTSSGVSAQLFTALFEAGVNIDMISTSEIRISVIMRADQLNEALRKVHTAFGLDSAVEAVVHAGTGR, from the coding sequence GTGAGCTTGATTGTGCAGAAATATGGCGGATCGTCCGTTGCTGATGCCGAAAGCATCAAGCGCGTCGCCAAGCGCATCGTCGATACTCGCGAAGCCGGAAACGACGTCGTTGTTGTCGTGTCGGCCATGGGTGACACCACCGACGAATTGATGGATCTTGCTAACGAGGTCTCACACGATCACGCACCACGTGAGCTTGACATGTTGCTCACCGCTGGTGAGCGAATCTCTATGGCCTTGGTTGCCATGGCAGTGCGCTCTCTCGGGCACGATGCAAAATCCTTCACTGGATCTCAGGCGGGAATGATCACCGATGCCCAGCACGGTACTGCTCGCATCGTTGAAGTAACCCCTGACCGTCTGCGTGACGCGGTGGCAGATGGCGACATTGCCATTGTTGCTGGATTCCAAGGTTTCAACCGTTCCACCGGTGACATCACCACACTCGGTCGTGGTGGATCGGACACTTCAGCTGTTGCCCTTGCTGCAGCCCTCAACGCAGATGTGTGTGAGATTTACACTGACGTGGATGGTGTCTTTACTGCAGACCCTCGCGTTGTTCCTCACGCATCCAAAATTCACCGCATTTCAACCGAAGAAATGCTGGAGTTGGCAGCAAACGGTGCCAAAGTTCTCAACATTCGCGCAACAGAATATGCACGCCGTCACGGCGTGACATTGCACGTGCGCTCCTCCTTCGTCCCTGACGAGGGAACAATCGTGTACAACCCCACGGAGGGAGAAACAGTGGAAGAGCCCATCATCACCGGTGTCGCCGGTGACCTGAGCGAGGCCAAGATCACCGTCGCCGGTGTTCCAGACGTCCCAGGTAAAGCAGCGCAGATCTTCACCATCGTTGCCGAGGCAGATGTGAACATCGACATGATCGTGCAGAACGTATCGCCTGCAGGAACCGGACAGACTGATATTTCTTTCACCCTCCCCAAGGCTGAAGCTGACTCCGCTCTCGCTGCTCTCAAGTCTGCACAGTCACAGATCGGTTTCACTGATCTCGCACTCGATGAGAACATCGGCAAGCTCTCTGTGGTGGGTGCGGGTATGCGCACCAGCTCGGGTGTTTCCGCTCAGCTGTTCACTGCGCTGTTTGAAGCAGGCGTCAACATCGACATGATTTCTACCTCCGAGATTCGCATCTCGGTCATCATGCGTGCAGACCAGCTCAACGAGGCATTGCGTAAGGTTCACACTGCTTTCGGTCTTGACTCCGCAGTTGAGGCAGTCGTTCACGCGGGAACTGGCCGATGA
- a CDS encoding aspartate-semialdehyde dehydrogenase, whose protein sequence is MTAIAPEGLNVAVVGATGQVGKVMRRLLEERNFPVKSIRFFASARSAGSVLPYAGHDVVVEDVETADPAGIDVALFSAGATASKAQAPRFAAAGVTVVDNSSAWRMDPEVPLVVSEVNPHAIKQAVKGIIANPNCTTMAAMPVLKVLDAEAGLERMNVTTFQAVSGSGLAGAEELAGQVRAAVEQGNIEDLVHDGSAISFPTPVKYVKTIAFDVVPLAGSIVEDGLNETDEEKKLRNESRKILELPELLVSGLCVRVPVFTGHSLSINAKFGKAISPERARELLADAPGVQLEEVPTPLQAAGADPSFVGRIRADETVDGGRGLAMFVSNDNLRKGAALNAVQIAELIAADRA, encoded by the coding sequence ATGACCGCCATCGCCCCCGAGGGGCTCAATGTTGCCGTTGTCGGCGCAACCGGCCAGGTCGGTAAGGTCATGCGTCGTTTGCTCGAAGAGCGAAACTTCCCAGTCAAGTCGATTCGTTTCTTTGCTTCGGCTCGATCTGCCGGGAGCGTGCTTCCCTACGCTGGTCACGATGTCGTTGTTGAAGATGTGGAAACAGCAGACCCAGCGGGAATCGACGTAGCTCTGTTCTCTGCAGGAGCCACCGCCTCTAAAGCACAAGCTCCACGCTTTGCCGCAGCTGGGGTAACCGTGGTAGACAACTCCTCCGCATGGCGCATGGACCCAGAGGTTCCTCTGGTTGTCTCTGAGGTCAACCCTCACGCCATCAAGCAGGCAGTCAAAGGAATTATTGCCAACCCCAACTGCACCACCATGGCGGCCATGCCTGTGCTCAAAGTTCTCGATGCTGAAGCAGGGCTTGAGCGCATGAACGTGACCACCTTTCAGGCTGTGTCCGGTTCTGGTCTGGCCGGTGCTGAAGAACTTGCTGGCCAAGTTCGTGCTGCCGTTGAGCAGGGAAACATTGAAGACCTCGTTCACGACGGTTCAGCTATTTCTTTCCCCACACCCGTGAAATACGTCAAGACCATCGCCTTCGATGTTGTTCCGCTTGCAGGCTCCATCGTTGAGGACGGCCTCAACGAAACCGATGAAGAAAAGAAGTTGCGCAACGAAAGCCGCAAGATTCTGGAGCTTCCTGAGCTTTTGGTTTCCGGCTTGTGTGTCCGTGTTCCCGTGTTCACTGGTCACTCACTCTCTATCAACGCAAAGTTTGGTAAGGCTATTTCGCCAGAGCGCGCTCGCGAATTGCTCGCAGACGCTCCTGGTGTTCAGCTAGAAGAAGTTCCCACACCACTTCAAGCTGCAGGAGCTGATCCTTCTTTCGTTGGTCGTATTCGCGCTGATGAGACAGTGGATGGCGGTCGCGGTCTGGCAATGTTTGTCAGCAATGACAACCTGCGTAAGGGCGCTGCCCTCAACGCAGTGCAAATTGCTGAGTTGATTGCAGCTGATCGCGCCTAA
- a CDS encoding malate:quinone oxidoreductase, whose amino-acid sequence MNAKTVDVALIGGGIMSATLGALIKQLQPDWSIQVYERLGEVAQESSNPWNNAGTGHAGLCELNYMPEAPDGSVEPSKAVAINEQFQVSLQFWAYMVASKMLDAPTTFINSTPHMTFVWGEANVEYLRKRYAVLKDQPLFAGMEYSEDPDVIAQWTPLLMDGRTGDEPIAATRITSGTDVDYGSLTKQLFNFITENGAKLRTGTQVTSVKKLHNGHWRLQMRDMVGNTPHSITAKFVFVGAGGGALSLLQSAGIKEAKGFGGFPISGQFLRTTNPALVARHQAKVYGKASVGAPPMSVPHLDTRVVDGEKSLLFGPFAGFTPKFLKEGSWFDLPGSIRLNNIFPMLAVGATNLDLLKYLIGELMASPQKKLDALREFFPEAQHEDWELITAGQRVQVMKSDPKKVGVLQFGTEVIASADGTIAGLLGASPGASVSVPVMLDVLKRCFPTEFAGWEPEIKKMIPSFGTRLSDNPATAKKSFAASAKALKLST is encoded by the coding sequence GTGAATGCAAAGACAGTTGACGTCGCCCTGATTGGTGGCGGAATTATGAGCGCCACGCTCGGCGCACTCATTAAACAGCTGCAACCTGACTGGAGCATCCAGGTATATGAGCGTCTGGGCGAAGTGGCTCAGGAAAGCTCAAACCCCTGGAACAACGCAGGTACCGGTCACGCTGGTTTGTGCGAACTGAACTACATGCCCGAAGCACCTGATGGTTCGGTTGAGCCTTCCAAAGCTGTGGCGATTAATGAACAATTCCAGGTCTCTCTCCAGTTCTGGGCATACATGGTCGCTTCCAAGATGCTTGATGCACCCACCACCTTCATCAACTCAACTCCTCACATGACCTTCGTTTGGGGAGAAGCGAACGTGGAATATCTTCGTAAGCGCTATGCAGTGCTCAAAGATCAGCCTTTGTTTGCAGGCATGGAGTACTCAGAGGATCCTGACGTCATTGCTCAGTGGACCCCCCTGCTGATGGATGGTCGCACCGGTGACGAGCCGATTGCTGCCACCCGCATCACATCAGGAACAGACGTTGATTACGGATCACTGACCAAGCAACTCTTCAACTTCATCACTGAGAACGGCGCGAAACTGCGCACAGGAACTCAGGTGACCTCGGTCAAGAAACTCCACAACGGGCACTGGCGTCTACAAATGCGTGACATGGTGGGAAACACCCCGCACTCCATCACGGCCAAGTTTGTGTTTGTTGGTGCCGGTGGTGGCGCGTTGTCACTGCTTCAAAGCGCGGGAATCAAAGAAGCCAAGGGCTTCGGCGGATTCCCCATCTCTGGGCAGTTCCTGCGCACCACCAACCCAGCCCTTGTTGCCCGCCACCAGGCCAAGGTCTATGGCAAGGCATCTGTTGGCGCGCCACCCATGTCAGTTCCTCACTTAGACACCCGTGTTGTTGATGGCGAAAAGTCATTGTTGTTTGGACCTTTCGCAGGCTTTACTCCAAAGTTCCTCAAAGAGGGTTCCTGGTTCGATCTTCCCGGTTCGATTCGACTGAACAATATTTTCCCCATGCTGGCTGTCGGAGCAACCAACCTTGACTTGCTGAAATACCTCATCGGCGAATTGATGGCGAGCCCGCAAAAGAAGCTCGATGCGTTGCGTGAATTTTTCCCTGAAGCTCAGCACGAAGACTGGGAGCTCATCACCGCCGGTCAGCGCGTTCAGGTCATGAAGTCTGACCCCAAGAAGGTGGGCGTGCTTCAGTTTGGTACTGAGGTCATTGCCTCAGCCGATGGCACTATTGCTGGATTGTTGGGAGCCTCGCCTGGTGCTTCTGTGTCCGTGCCCGTCATGTTGGACGTACTCAAGCGCTGCTTCCCCACTGAGTTTGCCGGCTGGGAGCCAGAGATCAAGAAAATGATTCCTAGTTTCGGAACACGTTTATCTGACAACCCTGCGACGGCAAAGAAGTCCTTTGCTGCTTCGGCTAAGGCGCTCAAACTCTCCACATAG
- a CDS encoding sensor histidine kinase, whose translation MQIGIPAKLAPVLFAQALSRLFLVYSAYSVIFAEVLLLLAGWHEGNAAVLWAGFLVGFPGFVLWWLMFSPLSPFSASLYLVFLGICLVIVSWAALATMPDVVSTKFLPFTLLGFALITTCGVAARVRDRLFWATLGYVIANVAIFVGAQLAGGVFEFDNRLLVGYVIVVLAVSFTPGLLRAQSKIQPSLDNSMDFISQDAQVVASAKDIAAHLHDTLLANLALIAQTKPGMLQQDVRESIEAQLARLENSELTTTRQTATSPELSSDTRERLSPVSTALAEAERNGLVINLSGDLASLENLTNDQITATAAALSQCLANVLAHSGQKNAEVVLLGIPSNVSITVIDGGVGFDVEAIPTDRLGLKLSVRERIEQAGGTVRIWSNPNHGAAIMMQLPTEVRDER comes from the coding sequence ATGCAGATTGGTATTCCTGCCAAACTCGCACCTGTCTTGTTTGCTCAAGCACTCTCTCGCCTCTTCTTGGTTTACTCGGCCTATTCCGTCATCTTTGCTGAAGTTCTACTTCTGCTGGCCGGATGGCATGAGGGCAATGCTGCCGTGTTGTGGGCAGGGTTCTTGGTTGGCTTTCCTGGTTTTGTGTTGTGGTGGCTCATGTTTTCCCCGCTGTCACCCTTCTCGGCATCTCTGTATTTAGTTTTCTTAGGCATTTGTTTAGTCATTGTTTCGTGGGCAGCGCTCGCCACCATGCCTGATGTGGTTTCTACAAAATTCTTGCCCTTTACCCTGCTTGGCTTTGCTCTGATTACTACCTGTGGTGTTGCTGCTCGTGTTCGGGACAGATTGTTCTGGGCAACCCTGGGTTATGTGATTGCGAATGTGGCTATTTTTGTCGGAGCACAGCTTGCCGGTGGGGTTTTTGAATTCGATAATCGCCTTCTTGTGGGATACGTCATTGTGGTGTTAGCCGTATCGTTCACACCGGGGCTACTGCGAGCTCAGAGCAAGATTCAACCTTCTCTTGATAACAGCATGGATTTCATTTCACAGGATGCCCAAGTGGTTGCCTCGGCGAAAGATATTGCTGCTCATCTTCATGACACGTTGTTGGCCAACCTGGCCCTGATTGCGCAAACTAAACCGGGAATGCTCCAGCAGGATGTTCGCGAATCCATTGAGGCCCAACTCGCACGCCTCGAGAACAGTGAACTCACAACGACCCGGCAGACAGCTACTTCACCAGAATTGAGTTCTGATACTCGTGAACGCTTGAGCCCCGTCTCAACTGCGCTCGCCGAAGCGGAGCGAAACGGACTCGTCATCAACCTCAGCGGCGATCTTGCTTCCTTAGAAAATCTGACGAACGATCAAATCACCGCCACCGCAGCTGCACTGAGTCAGTGTTTAGCGAATGTTTTGGCTCACTCAGGTCAGAAAAATGCAGAAGTGGTGTTGTTAGGTATTCCTTCGAATGTGAGCATCACAGTTATTGATGGCGGTGTTGGTTTTGACGTTGAGGCCATCCCTACTGATCGTTTAGGTCTAAAACTTTCCGTGAGAGAACGTATTGAGCAGGCCGGCGGCACTGTTCGAATTTGGTCGAATCCTAATCATGGTGCGGCCATCATGATGCAGTTGCCCACGGAGGTGAGAGATGAGCGATAG
- a CDS encoding response regulator transcription factor, whose amino-acid sequence MQTNGGRRAPATLAILDDHGLLVESITSWFSENAPDFDVVCSETSWAGCLGNPAFPADMVLMDYQLAENVSIEARVLTCKAAGAKVVVISALGGTELEERINASGADEYFDKATSMRVIAASMRQLLGMPAMHVGTPGEPIQHAEELSKPRLSAGEEQALMLYCQGLATKDVAEAMNVQFETAKTYLRRVREKYARAGRPASRRADLVRRAAEDGYLT is encoded by the coding sequence ATGCAAACTAATGGGGGACGCAGGGCACCTGCGACGTTGGCGATTTTGGATGACCACGGACTCTTGGTCGAAAGCATCACAAGTTGGTTTTCTGAAAACGCTCCAGATTTCGACGTGGTCTGTAGTGAAACCTCCTGGGCGGGGTGCCTAGGCAACCCTGCTTTTCCTGCCGACATGGTTTTGATGGACTACCAGTTGGCAGAAAACGTCTCGATTGAGGCACGAGTACTAACGTGTAAAGCTGCCGGAGCCAAGGTCGTGGTGATTAGTGCTCTCGGTGGCACCGAGCTTGAGGAACGTATCAACGCCTCGGGCGCTGATGAATACTTCGATAAGGCCACCTCGATGAGGGTCATTGCTGCCTCAATGCGTCAATTGTTGGGCATGCCTGCCATGCACGTGGGAACCCCAGGTGAGCCCATTCAACACGCCGAAGAGCTGTCCAAGCCTCGTTTGAGTGCTGGGGAAGAACAGGCATTGATGCTGTATTGCCAAGGTTTAGCAACAAAAGATGTCGCAGAAGCTATGAATGTTCAGTTTGAGACGGCCAAAACATACCTCAGACGGGTCCGTGAGAAGTACGCTAGAGCTGGAAGACCCGCGTCCCGGCGGGCTGATTTGGTTCGGCGTGCAGCCGAGGATGGATATTTGACCTAA
- a CDS encoding thymidine kinase yields the protein MAKLYFRYGAMNSGKSTAMLQAAYNYEERGHSVIIAKPAIDQKGDMGVLSRVGITRRSDFVIAEESDVYGLFQHEREEIIRKTGADVKCFMVDEAQFLSEAQVDDLLRIALLEDIPVMAFGIRTDFQTVAFPGSRRLLEISHEIDELKTICRCGKKAIFNARKYNDRFIFDGEQVAIDGVAVHYETLCGNCYLIESNGVLNAGRRQWPVAYSYEPDPDFS from the coding sequence ATGGCCAAGCTTTATTTCCGTTATGGCGCTATGAACAGCGGCAAGAGTACTGCAATGCTCCAGGCTGCTTACAACTACGAAGAGCGTGGGCACTCTGTCATCATCGCGAAGCCTGCGATTGATCAAAAGGGTGACATGGGTGTTCTATCTCGTGTGGGTATTACCCGCCGCTCTGACTTCGTCATTGCTGAAGAGAGCGACGTCTATGGCCTCTTCCAGCACGAGCGTGAAGAAATCATCCGCAAGACCGGAGCTGACGTCAAGTGCTTCATGGTCGATGAGGCACAGTTCCTCAGTGAAGCTCAGGTTGATGACCTGCTCCGAATCGCGTTGCTCGAAGACATTCCTGTCATGGCGTTTGGTATTCGCACCGACTTCCAGACTGTGGCTTTCCCTGGCTCACGTCGCCTGTTGGAGATCTCTCACGAAATTGATGAGCTGAAGACCATCTGCCGCTGTGGCAAGAAGGCAATCTTCAACGCTCGTAAATACAACGACCGTTTTATCTTTGATGGTGAACAAGTTGCTATTGATGGCGTTGCTGTTCACTACGAAACTCTCTGTGGTAACTGCTACCTCATCGAAAGCAACGGTGTACTCAACGCTGGTCGTCGCCAGTGGCCTGTTGCCTACTCCTACGAACCAGACCCCGACTTTAGCTAA
- a CDS encoding UDP-glucose dehydrogenase family protein: protein MRISVIGCGYLGAVHAAAMADLGHEVIAVDVDAAKVDALAQGKPPFFEPGLPEILASSLDSGRLRFTTDISEVAGASLHFIAVGTPQSENSGAADLRYVHAAVDALIPHLGSTDVIVGKSTVPVGTAEALSHRLLAAGSSATLAWNPEFLREGFAIKDTLSPDRLVFGFGEGPGAQQARSALRDVYSQAIASGTPVVETDLATAELVKTAANAFLATKISFINAMSEIAEATGANVTELADAIGYDARIGRKFLNAGVGFGGGCLPKDIRAFSARAQELGLGSSVAFLDEVDAINLRQRERVIARVISDAGGDTAGLRVAVLGLAFKPHSDDVRDSPALDVAQGLLAAGADVVAYDPQAHGPALQRFPELNVAETLEQVLVGADIAVLVTEWPEFVALDPRVAGDLMAHKRVVDARNVLDADMWRAAGFHYSSLGRP from the coding sequence ATGCGCATCTCGGTCATCGGTTGCGGCTATCTGGGTGCAGTGCATGCAGCAGCCATGGCCGACCTTGGGCATGAGGTTATTGCCGTCGATGTCGATGCGGCGAAAGTTGACGCTCTCGCTCAAGGCAAACCACCCTTCTTTGAGCCAGGTCTGCCAGAAATACTTGCTTCTTCTCTAGATTCTGGGCGTCTGCGTTTCACCACAGACATCAGTGAAGTTGCGGGAGCATCGCTGCACTTTATCGCTGTAGGAACACCCCAAAGTGAGAACAGTGGCGCCGCAGATCTTCGCTATGTCCATGCAGCTGTTGATGCTCTGATTCCTCATCTGGGATCAACGGATGTCATCGTGGGAAAGAGCACAGTTCCTGTTGGCACAGCAGAGGCTCTATCTCACCGGCTCCTGGCTGCAGGCAGTTCGGCAACCCTGGCATGGAATCCAGAATTCTTGCGAGAGGGCTTCGCAATCAAAGACACACTCTCACCAGACCGGCTGGTCTTTGGTTTTGGTGAAGGCCCTGGCGCACAGCAGGCACGATCAGCACTTAGGGATGTGTATTCACAAGCGATTGCTTCTGGAACACCAGTTGTCGAGACCGATCTAGCAACGGCAGAGCTGGTTAAGACTGCAGCTAATGCGTTTCTTGCTACCAAAATTAGTTTCATCAACGCCATGAGCGAGATTGCAGAGGCAACAGGCGCTAATGTCACTGAGCTAGCCGATGCCATTGGTTATGACGCGCGTATTGGCAGGAAATTTCTCAACGCTGGAGTGGGGTTTGGTGGCGGGTGTTTGCCGAAGGACATTAGAGCTTTCTCTGCTCGTGCTCAAGAACTTGGCTTAGGTTCCTCGGTCGCATTCTTAGATGAAGTGGATGCCATTAACCTGCGCCAACGTGAGCGAGTTATTGCCCGCGTCATCTCTGATGCCGGAGGGGATACTGCAGGCCTGCGGGTGGCGGTGTTGGGTCTAGCCTTTAAGCCCCACTCCGACGATGTTCGTGACTCACCTGCTTTGGATGTTGCTCAAGGTTTACTTGCTGCTGGAGCAGATGTTGTTGCTTATGACCCTCAAGCTCACGGCCCTGCACTGCAGCGATTCCCCGAACTCAATGTCGCTGAAACTCTCGAGCAGGTTTTGGTGGGTGCAGATATAGCCGTTTTGGTCACCGAATGGCCAGAGTTTGTTGCCTTAGATCCGCGAGTAGCAGGAGATCTCATGGCACACAAACGAGTCGTGGACGCCAGAAATGTCCTAGATGCTGACATGTGGAGAGCAGCTGGCTTCCACTACAGCAGCTTGGGACGTCCCTAA
- a CDS encoding metallophosphoesterase yields the protein MDKFVRDALLGVGVAAAGALLWGTLIERNQFTLREVEAKVLEPGAQPLRVLHISDLHLAPWQEGKIEWIKSLAALSPDLVVDTGDNLGHINALPAVEEALSAFQGIPGVFVNGSNDYFAPEFKNPFTYFAGPSRAKTHATVLDTAGLQHFLTNDLGWANLNNTAASIQIGERRIDFMGVDDPHRNFDSLSRMERALESLQSEDIFEETAPELTIGVAHAPYQRILNEFVAQGAQVMFAGHTHGGQVCVPGFGALVTNCDIPRDQVKGLSTWRHGAHTAALNVSAGLGTSIYAPVRFACPPEASLVTLSPRD from the coding sequence ATGGACAAGTTTGTTCGTGATGCGCTCCTCGGAGTAGGGGTCGCCGCTGCCGGCGCCCTGCTCTGGGGAACGCTCATCGAACGTAACCAGTTCACTTTGCGTGAAGTCGAAGCCAAAGTTTTAGAACCTGGTGCACAGCCCCTCCGTGTTCTTCACATTTCTGACTTACATCTTGCCCCCTGGCAAGAGGGCAAAATCGAGTGGATCAAGTCATTAGCTGCCCTGTCCCCCGATCTCGTTGTTGACACAGGTGACAACCTCGGTCACATCAATGCTCTTCCAGCTGTTGAAGAAGCGCTATCGGCTTTCCAGGGCATTCCTGGAGTCTTTGTCAACGGTTCCAACGACTATTTTGCTCCCGAGTTCAAAAACCCTTTCACTTATTTCGCTGGCCCCTCACGGGCCAAGACCCATGCGACTGTGCTGGATACAGCGGGACTGCAGCACTTCCTGACCAACGATTTAGGCTGGGCTAACCTCAACAACACTGCTGCCTCCATCCAGATTGGTGAACGCAGAATAGATTTCATGGGTGTGGATGACCCCCACCGCAACTTCGACTCGCTTTCTCGCATGGAACGCGCATTAGAGAGCTTGCAGTCTGAGGACATTTTTGAAGAAACTGCACCAGAGCTCACGATTGGTGTCGCACACGCCCCCTATCAGCGCATTCTGAACGAGTTCGTTGCTCAGGGTGCTCAAGTGATGTTTGCCGGTCACACCCACGGTGGTCAGGTTTGTGTTCCAGGATTTGGAGCATTGGTGACAAACTGCGATATCCCTCGCGATCAAGTCAAGGGATTGAGCACGTGGCGCCATGGCGCCCACACAGCCGCATTGAACGTCTCTGCAGGCCTGGGAACATCTATTTATGCTCCTGTGCGCTTTGCCTGCCCCCCAGAGGCTTCTCTGGTCACTCTCAGCCCCAGAGACTAG